The Mucilaginibacter terrenus genome has a segment encoding these proteins:
- a CDS encoding patatin-like phospholipase family protein, with translation MDIITDLTAHAVSYITIYQDICKDKFFSGNKIVTNDYCSQEQYNRIKEVFMSRELLDENMLKEQFSRRVHQLYSWIKSGGDAAIATVQMTADNDDIYQPPTYWRKKIRAMLFADANERSELARILNYVPIQVILAMGGNKIKNYDRTYQAYDNTEQPKETPTTGLIKNPQRDKWWAGNFEKKPRRSLTIELLENNERLKNCLITANAPLPFDTFFTEELKEVEQSRESRRKELEPGMVPPSNTPEHALDPDPFLLASDMKLKGLALSGGGIRSATFSLGVIQKLAYLGQLSSFDYLSTVSGGGYIGSWLISWIKRGGSVTKVSNRLNPAKSTDPMADEVRPIRWLRMYSNYLSPNASIMSADAWTTGMTWLRNTIINQCILLLLLLSVLALVSSFFNLWRIFQSTGNNYSTWSVGIWSFILLAPAAFLTGFGMRGYKTMDGVNTKPLIANAYTSFLMVFWAALAGCIISSWLYAGLPELGGYVYNGKKLWPVAAVGTALMITVATIGKYASQASAMSTYKIYFVPGWLRIWCWIILSSLVAAAVGLAAVTAVWTLFCNLPVAGYGINNFYEKEIFILGPPLIIEVVCISIVARMALMGLLFPDEKREWWGRMGGIVHRFILLWLLVTAGALLLPDYIRYNSKNMLKELAPILGTAATWAGLVGAGVKMAFNAASEGKKSDPGKSKAADIFVRFVPYLFMVGFLLIGAYTLEALTRVFVDVKNADAQTLASCFGLLSGGLIVITWLVSWRTGVNEFSLHHFYRNRLTRAYLGATRRRDDRDNTANSFTGFDQRDDLPLTDFKYKGKNGRYIGPYPILNTALNATDASELDRQDRMAESFIFSPLYCGFDFSATKSAINNKSSKFNYGYRNTDRYSAPMGPQLGSVMAMSGAAVSPNMGYHSSAATAFLLTMFNVRLGRWIGNPRQDRWKHSEPTAGIGYLVKDLVGDTDIDNDYVYLSDGGHFDNMGLYELVRRKCSTIVLVDGEQDSKANCEGLANAIRRCRIDFGVEIEIDTTKITKKAKDTGFSLAHAVTGKIHYPGVTDVGELIYVKTTLTEDNATDVREYYMSNPEFPQESTGDQFFNEAQFESYRKLGYLSIDKSMFAAAK, from the coding sequence ATGGACATAATCACAGACTTAACTGCGCACGCGGTATCTTACATTACTATTTACCAGGATATTTGTAAAGACAAGTTTTTCAGCGGAAATAAAATTGTCACAAATGACTATTGCTCACAGGAGCAGTATAATCGCATAAAAGAAGTTTTCATGAGCAGAGAGCTGCTGGATGAAAATATGCTTAAAGAACAATTTTCTAGGCGGGTACATCAGCTTTACAGTTGGATAAAAAGTGGTGGCGACGCAGCAATTGCAACCGTGCAGATGACCGCCGACAATGATGACATTTACCAGCCACCTACCTATTGGAGAAAAAAAATCAGGGCTATGTTGTTTGCAGACGCCAATGAGCGTTCTGAGTTAGCTAGGATTCTGAACTATGTGCCTATTCAGGTAATACTTGCAATGGGCGGAAACAAGATTAAAAATTATGACCGCACTTACCAGGCTTATGATAATACGGAACAACCCAAAGAAACTCCGACTACTGGTTTGATCAAAAACCCTCAAAGGGATAAATGGTGGGCGGGTAACTTTGAGAAAAAACCAAGAAGATCTTTGACAATTGAGCTCCTGGAGAACAACGAAAGGCTAAAAAATTGCCTTATAACGGCAAACGCACCATTACCATTTGACACTTTTTTTACAGAGGAACTAAAGGAGGTTGAACAGAGCCGTGAGAGCCGCCGTAAAGAATTAGAACCCGGGATGGTACCTCCATCAAATACCCCTGAACACGCGTTAGACCCCGACCCTTTTCTGCTGGCGTCGGATATGAAACTTAAAGGGTTGGCACTATCAGGCGGAGGCATACGCTCGGCAACATTCAGCCTTGGTGTTATACAAAAGCTGGCCTACCTGGGTCAACTTAGTTCTTTTGATTATCTGTCAACCGTGTCAGGCGGCGGATACATCGGCTCCTGGCTGATATCGTGGATAAAACGTGGCGGCTCTGTTACCAAGGTCAGCAATCGCTTAAACCCCGCTAAGTCTACAGATCCGATGGCTGACGAAGTAAGGCCAATTCGCTGGTTGCGTATGTACAGTAACTACTTGTCTCCAAACGCCAGCATTATGTCTGCCGACGCCTGGACCACCGGCATGACCTGGTTAAGAAACACAATTATTAACCAATGCATATTGTTGCTATTACTACTAAGCGTTCTTGCACTCGTTTCTTCTTTCTTTAACCTGTGGCGTATATTTCAATCAACCGGTAATAACTATAGCACTTGGTCCGTAGGAATTTGGAGTTTTATACTGTTGGCACCGGCAGCTTTTTTAACCGGCTTTGGAATGAGAGGATACAAAACCATGGACGGAGTTAATACCAAACCTCTTATTGCAAATGCTTATACATCATTCCTGATGGTTTTTTGGGCCGCTTTAGCTGGTTGCATTATCAGCTCCTGGCTCTATGCAGGGTTACCTGAACTTGGCGGCTACGTGTACAACGGCAAAAAGCTTTGGCCTGTTGCTGCGGTAGGTACCGCTTTAATGATTACAGTAGCAACAATTGGTAAGTATGCGTCACAAGCCAGTGCAATGAGCACATACAAAATTTACTTTGTACCAGGTTGGCTTCGTATTTGGTGCTGGATTATCCTTTCATCATTAGTGGCGGCTGCAGTGGGGTTGGCTGCTGTAACAGCTGTCTGGACGTTGTTCTGTAATTTACCGGTAGCTGGCTACGGTATTAACAATTTTTATGAAAAAGAGATATTCATATTAGGCCCCCCGCTTATTATCGAAGTAGTATGCATTTCTATTGTAGCACGCATGGCTTTAATGGGGTTATTGTTCCCCGACGAAAAACGTGAATGGTGGGGCCGTATGGGCGGCATTGTACATCGCTTTATTCTCCTGTGGTTATTGGTAACAGCAGGTGCCCTGCTACTGCCAGATTACATAAGATATAACAGCAAGAACATGCTTAAGGAACTTGCGCCTATACTGGGTACTGCAGCTACATGGGCGGGCCTTGTTGGCGCAGGTGTAAAAATGGCATTTAACGCTGCATCTGAAGGAAAAAAATCTGACCCGGGAAAATCAAAAGCTGCAGATATATTTGTACGATTTGTTCCATACCTCTTTATGGTAGGTTTTCTGCTGATAGGTGCATATACTTTGGAGGCGCTTACAAGAGTATTTGTGGACGTGAAAAACGCCGATGCCCAAACTTTAGCCAGCTGCTTTGGCCTGTTATCCGGCGGCTTAATTGTAATTACCTGGCTTGTAAGCTGGCGCACTGGTGTTAACGAGTTTTCTTTACACCACTTTTATCGCAATCGGCTTACACGGGCCTACCTGGGTGCAACACGCAGAAGGGATGACCGCGACAATACGGCAAACTCATTTACAGGCTTTGATCAAAGGGATGATCTGCCCCTCACAGATTTCAAGTACAAGGGAAAAAATGGCAGATATATTGGACCCTACCCTATACTCAATACTGCACTGAATGCGACTGATGCAAGTGAGCTGGACAGACAAGACCGGATGGCCGAATCTTTCATATTCTCGCCACTTTACTGTGGGTTTGATTTTAGTGCAACCAAGTCAGCCATCAATAATAAATCTTCAAAATTCAACTATGGTTACCGTAACACAGACAGGTATTCCGCCCCGATGGGTCCACAGTTAGGTTCGGTAATGGCTATGTCCGGCGCTGCAGTGAGCCCCAATATGGGTTATCATTCATCTGCCGCAACAGCATTTTTACTCACAATGTTCAATGTAAGGCTGGGCCGATGGATTGGCAACCCCAGGCAAGACAGGTGGAAGCATTCTGAGCCGACAGCCGGCATAGGGTATCTAGTTAAGGACTTAGTGGGCGATACAGATATTGATAACGACTACGTATACCTATCTGACGGCGGGCACTTTGATAATATGGGCCTCTATGAATTGGTGCGAAGAAAATGCAGCACCATTGTGCTGGTTGATGGCGAGCAGGACAGCAAAGCCAATTGTGAAGGCTTGGCCAATGCAATAAGGCGATGCCGGATTGATTTTGGTGTTGAAATTGAGATTGACACAACTAAGATAACCAAAAAAGCTAAAGATACCGGCTTTTCATTGGCGCATGCTGTTACGGGCAAAATACATTACCCTGGTGTTACTGATGTAGGGGAATTAATTTATGTGAAAACAACTCTTACTGAAGATAATGCAACTGATGTACGTGAGTACTACATGAGCAACCCCGAGTTTCCGCAAGAGTCAACCGGCGACCAGTTCTTTAATGAAGCGCAGTTTGAGAGTTATCGTAAACTAGGCTACCTGTCAATTGATAAGAGCATGTTTGCTGCTGCTAAATAG
- a CDS encoding OmpP1/FadL family transporter, with translation MKIKYLLSVIAIVAVTKNSFAQYSQDAIRFSGGQPGSTARIKGVGGAGTAVGGDLTSVSSNPAGLGFFTRSELSITPEYNNIKTNSTYFGTSSQATNNTGNLNNAALVIYQQLKKARGADKTKGWLSVNYGIGYSRTNNYYENINYGGTNNSSSIGNYFASLANGSKQSDNQGYYLPSGSLESWAYNHYLIEENNGNFTSNAQPNGNQQVNISRTGGLSELDFSLGANYSNKLYIGLGLGFTTLRYNSTSLFSESGNVILPATPTLPAEQLDYSTGFAQDQSTRGTGFNARLGLIYKPVEAVRLGATFTTPTWYSIDDVYSEGLRTRYPSSTTNSDFEDRTDQPYALTYNLRTPYKVAGGIAVFIKQFGFITGDIEYVDYTSTHLSSNDSYDADYRDNPEIKTLYKSAVNYRIGAEARLTNFFMLRGGYGIQGDYRKNYGSDIKTASGGIGLRFANYYLDATYMHSTGSQTVFPYEIGSNTPSALINKTNNSAFLTLGYRF, from the coding sequence ATGAAAATAAAATATCTACTCAGTGTGATCGCTATAGTAGCGGTTACTAAAAATAGTTTTGCCCAATATTCACAGGATGCTATCCGCTTTTCGGGTGGCCAACCGGGTTCTACCGCACGCATTAAAGGCGTTGGTGGTGCCGGTACTGCTGTTGGTGGCGATCTAACATCTGTCAGCTCTAACCCTGCAGGTTTAGGTTTTTTCACCCGCTCTGAATTAAGCATTACTCCTGAATATAATAACATCAAGACCAATTCAACTTATTTCGGCACCAGCTCACAGGCTACCAACAACACTGGTAATCTTAATAACGCTGCTTTAGTTATTTATCAGCAGTTAAAGAAAGCTCGTGGTGCCGATAAAACTAAAGGCTGGTTAAGTGTTAATTATGGTATAGGTTACAGCCGCACCAACAACTACTATGAGAACATCAATTATGGTGGCACTAATAACAGCAGCAGCATAGGTAATTACTTTGCAAGCTTAGCCAACGGTTCAAAACAGAGCGATAACCAAGGCTACTACCTACCGAGCGGATCTTTGGAGTCATGGGCTTACAACCATTACCTTATTGAAGAAAATAACGGCAATTTCACATCTAATGCACAGCCAAATGGTAACCAACAGGTAAACATTAGCCGTACAGGCGGATTAAGCGAGTTAGATTTTTCGCTAGGTGCTAATTACAGCAATAAACTTTACATTGGTTTAGGCCTTGGTTTTACAACCCTCAGGTACAACTCTACCTCGCTGTTCAGCGAAAGCGGCAACGTAATTTTACCTGCTACACCAACACTCCCGGCAGAACAATTGGACTATAGCACCGGCTTTGCGCAAGATCAGTCTACAAGAGGTACAGGTTTTAACGCCCGCTTAGGTTTAATTTACAAACCGGTGGAAGCTGTTAGGTTAGGCGCTACGTTTACTACACCAACGTGGTACAGCATTGATGATGTTTACAGCGAAGGCTTAAGAACACGCTACCCGTCAAGCACAACTAATAGCGACTTTGAAGACCGTACCGATCAGCCATATGCTTTAACCTACAACTTACGCACTCCTTATAAAGTAGCGGGTGGCATAGCTGTGTTCATCAAGCAATTTGGCTTCATTACAGGTGACATTGAGTACGTGGATTACACAAGCACCCACCTGAGCAGCAACGATAGTTATGACGCAGATTACAGGGATAACCCTGAAATAAAAACCCTATACAAGTCGGCAGTTAACTACCGCATTGGTGCGGAAGCAAGATTAACAAACTTCTTTATGCTGCGCGGGGGTTACGGCATACAGGGCGACTACCGTAAAAACTACGGCAGCGACATTAAAACTGCTAGTGGTGGTATAGGACTGCGTTTCGCAAACTATTACCTGGATGCAACATACATGCACTCCACCGGTAGCCAAACAGTCTTCCCTTATGAGATTGGCAGCAACACCCCTAGTGCATTAATAAATAAGACCAATAACAGCGCGTTCCTTACATTAGGATATCGGTTCTAA
- the proS gene encoding proline--tRNA ligase: MSKGVISKDEDYSQWFNDLIIKSDMAEYSPVRGCMIIKPYGYSIWEKIQGALDKMFKDTGHVNAYFPLLIPKSFFSKEASHVEGFAKECAVVTHYRLKNDGTGQIVVDEEAKLEEELIIRPTSETIIWNTYRGWIQSYRDLPILVNQWANVMRWEMRTRLFLRTSEFLWQEGHTAHATAQEAIAETEQMLEVYADFAENFMALPVVRGRKTANERFAGALDTYCIEALMQDGKALQAGTSHFLGQNFAKAFDVKFTNKENVQDYVWATSWGVSTRLIGALIMSHSDDAGLVLPPKLAPIQVVVVPIYKHQEELDNITTFVNSLTKELRAKNISIKFDNRDTHRPGAKFAEYELKGVPLRVAIGSRDMQNGTVELARRDTKTKETVQQEGLGAKIEALLEEIQTNIYQKAFKFREENTVEVDTYEEFKRMLDEQPGFISAHWDGTSETEQKIKDETKATIRCIPLNNKQEEGKCILTGNPSTQRVLFARAY, encoded by the coding sequence ATGAGCAAGGGTGTTATTAGTAAAGACGAAGATTACTCGCAATGGTTTAACGACCTTATAATAAAAAGTGACATGGCCGAATATTCGCCTGTCAGAGGTTGCATGATCATAAAACCGTACGGGTATTCTATATGGGAAAAAATACAGGGTGCGCTCGATAAAATGTTTAAAGATACCGGGCACGTAAACGCTTACTTTCCGTTGCTCATACCAAAATCCTTCTTCTCCAAAGAAGCCAGCCATGTGGAAGGCTTCGCTAAGGAATGTGCCGTTGTAACACACTACCGGCTTAAGAACGATGGCACCGGGCAAATTGTTGTAGATGAGGAAGCAAAATTAGAAGAAGAATTAATTATTCGCCCAACATCAGAAACCATCATCTGGAACACCTACCGCGGATGGATACAAAGCTACCGCGACCTGCCTATTTTAGTGAACCAGTGGGCTAACGTAATGCGTTGGGAAATGCGTACACGCTTGTTCTTGCGCACAAGCGAATTTTTATGGCAGGAGGGCCATACTGCCCATGCCACAGCACAGGAAGCTATTGCAGAAACAGAGCAAATGCTGGAAGTCTATGCAGATTTCGCGGAGAACTTTATGGCTTTGCCGGTAGTGCGCGGCCGCAAAACTGCTAACGAGCGCTTTGCCGGCGCGTTAGACACCTATTGCATAGAAGCTTTAATGCAGGACGGCAAAGCCCTTCAGGCGGGTACCTCTCACTTTTTAGGTCAGAACTTTGCAAAAGCTTTTGATGTTAAGTTCACCAATAAAGAAAATGTGCAGGATTATGTGTGGGCAACATCTTGGGGTGTATCAACACGTTTGATAGGCGCGCTTATTATGTCGCATTCTGATGATGCCGGCTTAGTTTTACCTCCAAAACTTGCCCCTATACAGGTAGTTGTAGTGCCTATTTACAAGCACCAGGAAGAACTGGATAATATTACAACGTTTGTTAACAGCCTGACAAAAGAACTGCGGGCCAAAAACATATCAATAAAGTTTGACAACCGCGACACCCACCGCCCAGGTGCAAAGTTTGCCGAGTATGAGTTAAAAGGTGTGCCGTTGCGCGTTGCTATTGGCAGCCGCGATATGCAGAACGGCACCGTAGAGCTGGCCCGCCGTGACACAAAGACAAAGGAAACGGTACAGCAGGAAGGCCTGGGAGCTAAGATAGAAGCGTTGCTGGAAGAGATCCAAACTAACATCTATCAAAAAGCTTTCAAGTTTCGCGAGGAAAATACGGTTGAGGTAGATACTTACGAAGAGTTTAAGCGTATGTTGGATGAACAGCCCGGCTTTATATCTGCGCATTGGGACGGAACTTCTGAAACAGAGCAAAAGATAAAAGACGAAACCAAGGCCACCATACGTTGTATACCTTTAAACAACAAGCAGGAAGAGGGTAAGTGCATTCTTACAGGCAACCCATCTACACAGAGGGTGTTGTTTGCCAGGGCGTATTAA
- a CDS encoding four helix bundle protein codes for MASFTELETWKQARKIRVYISGVVKSFPADEKFRLTDQVIRSSRSIGNNLAEGHGRFHYQDNLRFCIMARGSLTETLDHLIIALDEKIITEEELSHFQAEYDSCLRLINGYIQYLKSKKQENSK; via the coding sequence ATGGCTTCCTTTACTGAACTTGAAACATGGAAACAAGCAAGGAAAATCAGAGTTTATATTTCCGGCGTTGTGAAAAGTTTCCCTGCTGATGAAAAGTTCAGATTGACAGATCAGGTCATCCGTTCATCAAGATCAATAGGAAACAATCTTGCTGAAGGGCATGGACGATTTCATTACCAGGATAATCTTCGGTTTTGTATAATGGCCCGAGGGTCGCTTACTGAAACGCTAGATCATTTAATTATTGCGCTGGACGAAAAAATTATAACAGAAGAAGAGCTATCTCATTTCCAAGCAGAATATGATAGTTGCTTGAGATTGATAAACGGATATATTCAATATTTAAAAAGTAAGAAACAGGAAAATAGCAAGTAG
- a CDS encoding cystathionine gamma-synthase, whose amino-acid sequence MKFGTKAIHAGQEPDPTTGAIMTPIYQTSTYWQKSPGDNKGYEYSRGTNPTRKALEDCLAALENAKYGLAFSSGMGATDAVMKLLAPGDEVITGTDLYGGSYRIFTKIYANYGIKFHFLDLSDPEIINEYVNDKTKLVWIETPTNPTMQVVDIEAIGKISKAKNLLFVVDNTFASPYLQNPIDLGADVVMHSVTKYIGGHSDVVMGALMLNDEELYKKLWFIYNACGATPGPMDSFLVLRGIKTLHLRMKAHCENGRQVAEFLKDHPRVEKIYWPGFPDSPNHEVANRQMRDFGGMISIVLKDATLEDTYRIAGSFKVFSLAESLGGVESLINHPVSMTHGSIPKEAREKAGVVDNLLRLSVGVEDIEDLLEDLKQALA is encoded by the coding sequence ATGAAATTCGGAACCAAAGCAATACATGCGGGGCAGGAGCCCGACCCAACTACCGGCGCTATCATGACGCCGATATACCAAACCTCTACTTATTGGCAGAAGTCGCCTGGTGACAACAAGGGTTATGAGTACTCACGTGGTACTAATCCTACACGTAAGGCTTTGGAGGATTGCCTGGCTGCGTTGGAGAATGCTAAATATGGTCTTGCATTCTCAAGTGGGATGGGCGCTACTGATGCGGTAATGAAGTTGCTTGCACCTGGTGATGAAGTGATCACCGGGACCGACCTTTATGGCGGCTCTTACCGCATTTTTACAAAGATATATGCTAACTATGGCATCAAGTTCCACTTTTTAGACCTGAGCGATCCGGAGATCATTAACGAGTATGTTAATGACAAAACCAAATTGGTCTGGATAGAAACGCCTACTAATCCAACCATGCAGGTGGTGGATATCGAAGCCATTGGTAAGATTAGCAAAGCCAAAAACCTGCTTTTTGTAGTTGACAATACCTTCGCTTCTCCGTACCTGCAAAACCCGATAGACCTGGGTGCTGATGTGGTGATGCATTCCGTTACTAAATACATTGGCGGCCATAGCGACGTGGTCATGGGCGCATTGATGCTTAACGACGAGGAGCTATACAAAAAGCTGTGGTTCATTTATAATGCCTGCGGCGCTACTCCGGGACCTATGGACAGCTTTTTGGTACTACGAGGTATAAAAACACTGCACCTGCGTATGAAGGCACACTGTGAGAACGGCAGGCAGGTAGCTGAGTTTTTGAAAGATCACCCTCGGGTGGAGAAAATATATTGGCCGGGATTTCCCGATTCTCCAAACCACGAAGTTGCCAACAGACAAATGCGTGATTTTGGGGGGATGATATCCATAGTATTAAAAGATGCTACGCTTGAGGATACCTACCGCATTGCAGGTTCCTTTAAAGTGTTTTCCCTTGCTGAGTCATTAGGTGGGGTAGAATCTCTAATCAACCACCCGGTAAGTATGACGCATGGCAGCATTCCTAAAGAAGCCCGTGAAAAGGCTGGTGTAGTAGATAACCTGCTTCGCCTGAGTGTAGGGGTAGAGGATATTGAAGACCTGCTGGAAGACCTGAAACAAGCATTGGCTTAA
- a CDS encoding SMI1/KNR4 family protein — protein sequence MADWIEPIISKWSLEGIMLNPPATIDEIERIEAVLNFKFPLSFKQFYQKIDGFDEWDMLANSNISIWPLDRILDEYSKWEKPDFIGICDMLINCYAIGFHRHKTGFYKLKDTLPDAERIDATFEELIMLIENDDRLIY from the coding sequence ATGGCGGACTGGATAGAACCAATTATCTCTAAATGGAGTTTAGAAGGAATAATGCTAAATCCTCCCGCTACCATTGACGAGATAGAACGCATAGAAGCCGTTTTGAATTTTAAATTTCCCCTTAGCTTCAAACAATTTTATCAAAAAATAGACGGATTTGATGAATGGGATATGTTAGCTAATAGCAATATTTCGATATGGCCGCTGGATCGCATCTTAGATGAGTACAGTAAGTGGGAAAAACCTGACTTTATTGGAATTTGCGACATGTTGATAAATTGTTACGCGATTGGATTTCATCGTCATAAAACAGGCTTTTATAAGTTGAAAGATACTCTTCCTGACGCTGAGCGCATAGACGCTACATTTGAAGAACTGATTATGTTAATAGAAAATGATGATAGATTGATTTATTGA
- a CDS encoding TIGR02757 family protein: MHKHVNQTPPLHGAGHLALKHFLDAKVAQYNRPDFIANDPISIPHLFTKKQDIEIMGFWAATLAWGQRVTIINKCKELIGLMDGAPYDFIINHQEPDLKKLLNFKHRTFNDIDTLYFISFFRYHYERFDSLEEAFRPLKGEQESRGVDQEFPLQGAEGVLNHFRSYFFSLPDFPHRTKKHVSSPSQKSTCKRLCMFLRWMVRKDDQGVDFGIWNKLTPADLICPCDLHVDRVARKLKLITRKQTDWQTAVELTRNLRELDPHDPVKYDFALFGLGIEERWGIEGILPDFNS, encoded by the coding sequence ATGCATAAGCATGTAAATCAAACTCCTCCTCTACACGGTGCCGGGCATCTCGCACTTAAGCATTTCCTCGATGCAAAGGTGGCTCAATACAACCGGCCTGATTTTATAGCTAACGATCCAATTAGCATCCCTCATCTGTTCACTAAAAAGCAGGACATCGAGATCATGGGCTTTTGGGCGGCAACTTTGGCTTGGGGGCAACGTGTTACCATCATTAACAAGTGTAAAGAACTTATTGGTTTGATGGATGGGGCGCCCTATGATTTCATCATCAACCATCAGGAACCCGACCTGAAGAAGCTGCTTAACTTTAAGCACCGCACCTTTAATGATATTGATACGCTTTACTTTATTTCATTTTTCAGGTATCATTATGAACGGTTTGACAGCTTGGAAGAGGCGTTTAGGCCCCTAAAGGGGGAACAGGAAAGTCGGGGTGTAGATCAAGAGTTCCCCCTTCAGGGGGCAGAGGGGGTTTTAAATCATTTTCGCTCTTATTTCTTCTCGCTTCCTGATTTTCCGCACCGTACAAAAAAGCACGTTTCATCTCCGTCTCAGAAATCCACCTGCAAGCGCCTTTGCATGTTCCTGCGGTGGATGGTGCGTAAGGATGATCAAGGCGTGGACTTCGGCATCTGGAACAAGCTTACGCCTGCCGACCTGATTTGCCCCTGCGACCTGCATGTAGACCGTGTTGCCCGCAAGCTTAAACTAATCACCCGCAAACAAACCGACTGGCAGACAGCTGTCGAGCTCACACGAAATTTACGTGAACTTGACCCTCATGATCCCGTAAAATACGACTTTGCCCTATTTGGGTTAGGAATAGAAGAGCGCTGGGGTATAGAGGGTATCCTGCCGGATTTTAATTCGTAG
- a CDS encoding NAD(P)/FAD-dependent oxidoreductase, giving the protein MKTNFDVVIIGGSYAGLSAAMALGRALRDVLIVDSGKPCNRQTPHAHNFITHDGDKPATIAQTALQQVLDYPTIGLKSALALGAVKEDNLFKIMTDDGVFTARKILFATGILDIMPDIPGFDDCWGISVLHCPYCHGYEVRNEPTALFANGEIAYEFGKIINHWTKELTLLTNGPSQLTPQQIADLRRHKINIIEEPLTEVVHEGGYLRNLRFADGSSLKVNAIYAKLPIQQHCSLPQALGCELTEAGFIKIDEFQSTSVAGVFAAGDNTTMFRSLPIAIAAGNKAGALINHQLIQEDF; this is encoded by the coding sequence ATGAAAACAAATTTTGACGTAGTAATAATAGGCGGCAGCTATGCGGGATTATCTGCGGCAATGGCACTAGGCAGGGCTTTAAGGGATGTGTTAATTGTAGATAGTGGCAAACCCTGCAACCGGCAAACACCACATGCTCACAACTTCATTACGCACGATGGTGATAAGCCTGCAACTATAGCACAAACCGCATTACAGCAGGTGTTAGATTATCCTACCATTGGCTTGAAATCAGCTCTTGCCCTAGGTGCAGTAAAGGAAGATAATCTATTTAAGATAATGACAGATGACGGTGTTTTTACCGCTCGAAAGATACTATTCGCTACTGGTATTTTAGATATCATGCCAGATATACCAGGCTTCGACGATTGCTGGGGTATTTCAGTACTGCACTGCCCTTATTGCCATGGTTACGAGGTCCGGAACGAACCTACCGCTCTATTTGCAAACGGCGAAATAGCTTATGAGTTCGGCAAGATTATTAACCACTGGACCAAAGAACTTACCTTACTCACCAACGGTCCGTCACAACTTACTCCGCAACAGATAGCCGACCTGCGCCGGCACAAGATTAACATCATCGAAGAGCCGTTAACGGAAGTAGTACACGAAGGTGGTTATTTACGCAACCTCCGCTTTGCTGATGGAAGCAGCCTTAAAGTAAACGCCATTTACGCGAAATTGCCTATTCAACAACATTGCAGCCTTCCGCAAGCACTTGGCTGCGAATTAACAGAAGCAGGATTTATCAAAATAGATGAGTTCCAGTCAACATCGGTAGCCGGAGTTTTTGCTGCGGGTGATAATACAACGATGTTCCGGTCGTTACCTATTGCTATTGCGGCAGGCAACAAAGCAGGAGCGCTCATCAACCATCAACTGATACAAGAAGACTTCTAA
- a CDS encoding DUF5655 domain-containing protein, with protein sequence MQEDKDVAAFLAGKSQHTLMLFEHFVAQFKTIGNIRVEATKTMIGISNDHKRIAWVTQLGKNFIHVVFPFKTEYPDNLCFQKVGQVPGQQQFNHHFRMLQADDMNEEVLRFMRLAYNEEQE encoded by the coding sequence ATGCAAGAAGATAAAGATGTTGCAGCTTTTCTAGCAGGCAAAAGCCAACACACATTGATGCTGTTTGAGCACTTTGTTGCTCAGTTTAAAACAATTGGAAACATCAGAGTAGAGGCTACAAAAACCATGATCGGAATCTCTAATGATCACAAGCGCATAGCCTGGGTAACGCAGTTGGGAAAAAACTTTATCCATGTGGTATTTCCGTTTAAAACGGAATACCCGGATAACCTTTGTTTTCAGAAGGTAGGGCAGGTTCCCGGTCAGCAGCAGTTTAATCATCATTTTAGGATGCTGCAAGCTGACGACATGAATGAGGAGGTGTTAAGGTTTATGCGGTTGGCGTATAATGAGGAGCAAGAATAG